GACCTGGGAACTCCCATGGGGTTCGGGATTAAGGGGAACCGTGTCGTATTAAAATCAACAGAAGGACATGTCATGAATACCATTCGGATTGAAAAACTAGAAGAAGATCAGCTGGTATTGCTGCAATCAGCTGCAGATGGTTTTGATAATCCTAAGGCACTGGAGTATCACTTTGTTTCAGAAGAGGCTTTTCAGAAATCGCAGACCTTAAATGCAGAAGATGTCTATAGCATAATTGACGGAGATACCATTTATAAAGAAAGTCCAAAGGTATACGCGAGGTTTAATGGAAATACACTTCAGTCTTCTTTAAAGGTGGGGAATGGCAAATTAATGGATAAAAAAAGCGGATTTTTAAAAGCAAGCTTTATTGTCTTTAAATCCGGAAAAGTCGATAGCCTGAAGATTTTGAACAGCATCAGCCCGGTTTACGATGAACTCTTTAAAAAGGAGTTTTTTAAATTGAAGAGCAAATGGACTCCGGCAGTAAGGAATGGAACACCAGTGGGAGTGCAAATGACGTATGAAGTCAGGTACTTAACAATCGATGAAATGATGCCGTCATACGGGCTAACAAATGAAGCAAATGAGTATTATCGGAATAAAGATTATGCTGCTGCGCTTAAATTATATAATGAGGCCTTGCAATACGTTCCCGCTGATAAGGAAAATTTATATAAAAGAGGGATATGCAGTAAAATGCTTGGGAATATAAACGCTGCATGTGAAGACTGGCGGGAAATTCGGAGATTGGGAGGAACGACCTCGCTTCGCTTACTGGAGAAGTATTGCAAAGATTAGTGGATAAAGATTGCTCAATTCAATAAAGTTGTCTGATAGCTGTCACCATAAATCATTCAGCGTCATTTTCCTCTTTTTCAATTGCATCATTATTACTTTTTAAAGTATCTTTGCATCACTTTATGAATATGATCTTTTTCTTCGAAACCCCATCTGCCAAGATTTATGTCTTGCAAATCAACCGGAGCCTTACACCATCTGATATTTCAAAATTAAGTTGGCTGTTTGGAGGCGCGAAAGTTAAATCGGAAACATCTTTAAGTGGATTCTTTGTTGGCCCAAGGGCAGCAATGGTAACCCCATGGAGTACCAATGCCGTAGAGATTACCCAAAATATGGACCTTCAGGGTATTATCCGCATTGAAGAGTTTGAGCACTCCACTGCTGAGGCTTCAAATTATGACCACATGTTGTTTCAAAAATACGACGGACTGGATCAGGATGTATTCACCACCAACATTCAGCCGGAGCCAATCCTGGAAATCAGCGATATCGCTGCCTACAATAAACAGGAAGGGTTATCACTAAGTGATGAGGAAGTAGATTATTTAAATAAACTGGCCGGAAACCTGGGACGTAAATTAACGGATTCAGAAGTATTCGGTTTTTCTCAGGTAAACTCTGAACACTGCCGTCATAAAATCTTTAACGGAACTTTTGTGATTGATGGTCAGGAGCAACCTTCTTCTTTGTTTAAACTGATCCGTAAAACATCAGAACTAAACCCTAACGGAATAGTTTCTGCCTATAAAGATAACGTGGCCTTCGTTAAAGGACCAAGGGTACAGCAATTTGCCCCTAAAAGAGCAGACGTACCTGATTATTATCAATTGAAAGATTTTGATTCCGTGATTTCAATAAAAGCGGAAACCCATAACTTCCCGACTACTGTAGAACCATTTAATGGAGCAGCAACAGGATCAGGTGGTGAAATTAGAGACAGACTGGCGGGTGGACAAGGTTCATTGCCCCTTGCAGGTACTGCAGTATACATGACTGCTTTGTCGAGACTTACCGAAGATCGTCCATGGGAAAATGGAGTAGAAGAAAGAAAATGGTTGTACCAAACGCCAATGGATATCCTGATTAAAGCATCCAATGGTGCTTCTGATTTTGGAAATAAATTCGGACAACCATTGATCACCGGATCAGTACTTACCTTTGAACATGAAGAACAAGGTAGAAAATTAGGATACGATAAAGTGATCATGCTTGCAGGTGGTGTTGGCTACGGAAAAGCTGATCAGGCACAAAAACATAAACCGTCAACAGGAGATAAAATTGTCATCCTGGGTGGCGAAAACTACCGCATTGGTATGGGAGGTGCTGCGGTATCTTCAGCTGATACGGGTGCGCTTGGTTCCAGCATTGAGCTGAATGCCATTCAACGCTCCAATCCGGAGATGCAGAAAAGAGCAGCAAATACGGTTCGTGGTATGGTGGAAAGCGATGCAAATACAATTGTTTCGATTCATGACCATGGTGCCGGCGGACATTTAAACTGTCTTTCTGAGCTGGTAGAAGAAACAGGTGGTCTGATTGACCTGGATAAATTGCCTGTTGGCGATCCTACACTTTCTGCCAAAGAAATTATAGGAAACGAATCTCAGGAACGTATGGGATTGGTGATCGGAAAAGACCACATAGATACCTTACATAAAATCGCTGAACGTGAACGTAGTCCGATGTATACTGTTGGAGAGGTAACGGGTGATCACCGCTTTACTTTCGCTTCTAAAACCACAGGCTTAAAACCTATGGACCTGGAGCTTAAAGACATGTTTGGCAGCTCACCGAAAGTGGTGATGGAAGATAAAACAGTAGACAGGAAATATGAACCTGTAACTTACGATATTAATAAACTGGACAGTTACCTGGAGCAGGTATTACAGCTGGAAGCAGTAGCTTCCAAAGACTGGTTAACGAACAAAGTTGACCGCTGTGTGGGTGGAAGAGTTGCAAAACAACAATGTGCAGGACCATTACAATTACCTTTAAACAACTGCGGTGTAATGGCGCTTGATTATCAGGGAAAAGATGGTATCGCTACCTCTGTCGGACATTCGCCACTATCGGCTTTGATCAATGCAGCAGCGGGAAGCCGTAATGCAATCGCAGAATCTCTTTCCAACATTGTCTGGGCTCCCTTAAAAGATGGATTGGAAAGTGTTTCACTTTCTGCCAACTGGATGTGGGCCTGTAAGAATGAAGGTGAAGATGCACGTTTATATGAAGCGGTAAAAGCATGCTCGGAATTTGCCATTGACCTGGGAATTAATATCCCTACCGGTAAAGATTCCTTGTCCATGAAACAAAAATATCCTGATGGTGAAGTGATTGCTCCAGGTACGGTAATCATTTCTGCTGGAGGTCATTGCGATGACATTGCTGCGGTTGTGGAACCTGTACTTCAGAAAAATGGAGGCTTGATCTACTACATCAACCTTTCGGGAGATGCTTATCAGCTTGGAGGTTCTTCTTTTGCTCAGATCTTAAACAAGATCGGCAATGAAACTCCAGATGTTAAAAATGCAGCACAGTTTAAAACAGCTTTCAATACTGTTCAGGAACTGATCAAAGCCGGAAAAATCCAGGCAGGTCATGATATCGGTAGCGGTGGTCTGATCACTACCTTATTAGAGCTTTGCTTTGCAGACAGAAACCTTGGTGCGGAAATCGACCTTTCTGCTTTAGGAAATGAAGACCTGATTAAAGTGCTTTTTGCAGAAAATATCGGAATCGTATTCCAGGCAGATGCCAGTGTGGAAGGATCACTTAAAGCAGCAGGAGTAGCTTACCATAAAATTGGTGAAGTAAAAGCTGAAGCGACTTTAACGGTTAAAAACGCAGGTACAAACCATACTTTTGATATCGATCATTTACGTGATGTATGGTTCAAAACTTCTTATCTTTTAGATCAGAAACAAGCGGGCCCGGTTAAAGCAAAAGAAAGATTTGATAACTATAAAAATCATGTCTTAAACTATACCTTCCCATTACAGTTTGATGGTAAAAAACCGGCGATCGACGCGTCTAAACCAAGACCTAAAGCGGCGGTGCTTAGAGAAAAAGGAAGTAACTCGGAGCGTGAACTTGCCAATGCAATGTTCCTTGCAGGTTTTGATGTGAAGGATGTACACATGACGGATTTAATCTCTGGTCGTGAAACACTGGAAGACATTCAGTTTATCGGTGCAGTAGGTGGATTCTCTAACTCAGACGTATTGGGTTCTGCCAAAGGTTGGGCAGGCGCATTCTTATACAATGAAAAAGCAAGGGTAGCACTGGAGAATTTCTTCAAACGTGAGGATACGCTTTCTGTGGGTATCTGTAATGGTTGTCAGCTTTTTGTAGAATTAGGACTGATCAATAAAGACCATGAGGAAAAACCTAAAATGCTGCACAACGAAAGTCAGAAACATGAGAGTATTTTCACTTCATTAACGATACAGGAAAACAATTCCGTAATGTTATCGAGCCTTGCCGGCAGTACATTAGGAGTATGGGTATCTCATGGAGAAGGTAAATTCCAATTGCCATATGCTGAAGATCAATATGGTATCGTAGCTAAATATGGTTACGAAAGCTATCCTGCCAATCCAAACGGATCGGATTACAATACTGCGATGTTATGTGATCAGTCGGGAAGACACCTGGTGATGATGCCTCATATTGAGCGCTCTTTATTCCAGTGGCATTGGGCCAACTATCCTCAGGGACGTAAAGACGAAGTGACACCATGGATGGAGGCTTTTGTAAATGCAAGAAAATGGTTGGAAAACACCACTAAATAACATCATTTTAAAAGATGTATACGAACAAGAGAGCAGCCTAAAAGGCTGCTCTTCCTGTACCGGGGAGTTTTTAGTTTTGAAATTAAGCGGGAGTAAACTGGAAAGAATGAATGATGATTTCTACTTCCTGTCCGTTTGAAGGGGCCTGGCCATTAAATAACCATAAATTCATGTGTACTGGCAAGGCTTCAGTGCTGACCGGGAAACCAGAGTCAGGAGTTGCCCATGGGTAGAAAGCATTGGATTCAAGTTCGTTATGTCCGTGATAAGCTTTGTAACTCACCTTCTGACTGTTTCTGGAAAATTTATAAGTAGAATACGTTCCATTCAGTGCAAGCTCATATGTGTTAAATACCCGTGTCGCAGGATCTCCGTAAGCCGGATACACAGTATAGTTGAAATTTGGCCATGCCGAATTGCCCCATCTGGCAAACTCAATGTCGATCTCATGGTGTCCGTTATCACCGGATTTGTAGTTGAACAAGCCTAAAATTACATTTTTGTCCAGCTCATCTACCGCGCCTTCCACTTTCCATACATAAGAACCATAGCCAAAATCCTGCAGGGAGCTGACTTCGGCGCAATTCCACCTTCCGGTAGCGGCATCTCTGCGGATTCTTAAGTGTAATCGTCCTTGTGCATCTACCCATACACTGCTGTTGGCCCAGTAATTTGGTCCCGGACCGCCCACAGAGAGGTCTGTGACATTCTTAACCTGCCAGTTGTAGCCGCTGAAATTGATAATGGTTGCGCCGGGAACAGGAACGGCAGCGGATTTTGAATTTACTTTCTCTGATTTAGCCTGGTCTGCATTGGAGTCTTTCTTACAGGAGAAGAAGACGATGGCAAGAATCGCCATAACATAGATTTTTTTCATTTTGGTTGATTATAGGGTTGATAAATTTTTGTCAGACATATTTTTGATGTCTTAACCACAAGTGCATGGAAAATCAGACTTTTACCAATTAATGTCTGAATATATTTTTCTGACTGCTGCAGAGTATTTAATATTGTGTACAATTAATGGTCATTCGTCTCCTGGACTAAACAATATACGCTGATGAAAAATATCCTGCTGGCCAGTACTTCTTCTATGTTTGGGGAAGCATATCTGGCTTATCTTATGCCCGAATTAAAGTCTTTTTTTGAAGGCTGCACTGAAATTGTATTTATTCCTTTTGCGCGTCCCGGAGGAATCAGTCATGATGAGTATACGGAAAAGGTAAAAGCGGCTTTTCATCCTTTGAACATTAAAGTAAGGGGACTTCATACCTTTACTGATCCTACAGAAGCGATTCAACAGGCGGAAGGTTTTTTCACCGGAGGAGGAAATACTTTTTTATTGGTGCAGCAACTCCATCAACTAAACCTGATGGAAGAGCTGAAGGGGGCGGTAGAAGGGGGGACTCCTTACCTGGGAACAAGTGCCGGAAGCAATATTGGAGGAATCAACATGAAAAATACCAATGATATGCCCATTGTATATCCCCCTGATTTTACCACCATGGGACTTATTCCTTTTAATATTAATGCGCATTACCTGGACCCGGATCCAAATAGTACCCATAACGGCGAAACACGGGAAACCAGGATTAAGGAATTTCATGTATTCAATGATATCCCTGTTGTAGGACTCAGGGAGGGAAGCTGGATCCGTGTTAAAGCAGAGGAAGTGACAACAGAAGGGAGCAGGTCTTCACGCATATTCCTCGCAGATACTGAGCCTTATGAACTGGAACCAGGATCTGTATTAAGATTTTAATCCGGAGATTAGTTCGGGGCCATTATATCGTTATATTTGTTTTGAGGCGATAATTAAATGGCGAAAAAGACTAATCCTGATGATTTTAAGTGTTACCCGCTTGGTGATGCGGCAATAGTGATCCAGCTGGGTAATCAGATCAGCCCGCTCATTAATGGAAGGGTACGTGCAGTATGTGCTTATCTTGATGAATATAGCTTTGAGGGCTTTATCGAATATGTGCCTGCATTTACCACGGTCACGATATATTATGAGCCCTGGATCATCAATTATAACAAACTGCTGCCACTCCTTCAGGAGCTGGCAAGTGAAGTATTGGAACAACAGGAGGTTCCGGCTGGAACACTGCTGGAAATTCCGGTATTATATGGTGGCGAATGGGGCCCGGATCTGGACTTTGTAGCCAGTCATAACAAGATGACAGCTGCAGAGGTGATTGCCCTCCATACCGCTCCGGATTACCTGGTTTATATGATTGGTTTTGCGCCCGGATTTCCTTACCTGGGAGGAATGAACGAATTGATTTCCGCACCCAGAAAAGATAATCCCAGATCTAAAATCCCTGCCGGATCGGTGGGTATTGCCGGTCAGCAGACGGGAATATATCCAATTGAAACTCCGGGAGGCTGGCAGATTATAGGACGGAGCCCAATCAATTTGTTTGACCTGAACAGCGCAGTTCCGGCATTGCTTAAAGCGGGTGATCGGGTTCGTTTTTCAGCCATTTCTGAAACAGAATTTAAGAAAATAAGGAGGGGCAGGAATGGGAATTAAAGTATTGAAAGCAGGCTTATTGACAACCATTCAGGATGCCGGCCGTTATGGCTACCGCAAAGATGGAATCATTATTGGCGGTGCGATGGATGTAAAGGCTTACCAGCTGAGCAATCTCCTTGTTGGAAATACGGAGAGGGAAGCAGGAATAGAATGTACCTTAATGGGACCGGCCCTTCTTTTTGAGGAGGAACAGTTGATCGCCATTACTGGGGGTGATCTTTCCGCTGAGCTGGATGGAGTTGCTATTCCCATGTGGCGTCCGGTACGGGTAGCTAAAGGAGCTGTTCTTTCATTTGGACAGGCCCGGTCCGGCTGCCGTACTTACCTGGCTGTTCAGGGTGGACTTGATTTACCAAAAGTATTGGATAGTTATTCCACTTATCTTCGTGCCGGTTTTGGCGGATGGGAAGGCAGGGCATTAAAAACAGGAGACCTGATCCCTTTTAAATCTGCTGCTCCTGTGGTACCGTCAGATTTCAACTGGTCCTTAAGCACTAAAATGCACCAGGAATCGAAGGATGACATCATCCGGGTGATTAAAGGCCCTGAATTCGAACTTTTTCAGGAAAAAAGTATCGCAGCAGTATTTACAGAGAAATTCAGGATCAGTAAAGAAGCAGACCGCATGGGTTATCGCCTGGAAGGATCAAAACTAAAGCTGCGCAAAAAGGAAGAAATGTTATCCTCCGCAGTGTCCTTCGGAACGGTACAGGTAACCGCTGAAGGAAGCCCGATTATTTTAATGGCAGACCATCAGACTACAGGCGGTTATCCCCGCATCTTACAGGTGATCACTGCAGACCTTGGTAAACTGGCGCAATTTCAAACCGGAGCTCATTTGAGCTTCGAATTAATTACCCTGGCTCAGGCGCAGGCCTTGCTCATAACCAGGGAGCAGGAACTTAAACAACTCAGACAAACATTAACTTTTAAATATCCAGTCCATGCTTAACCATTATTCTGCGGATCTGAATTGCGATATGGGGGAAAGCTTTGGTGCTTTCCGCATTGGAAATGATGAAGCCATACTGCCCTTTGTTTCCGCAGCAAATATCGCCTGTGGTTTTCATGCAGGAGATCCTACAGTAATGAAAAAGACGGTCCGCCTGGCCATGAATCGTGGAGTTGCCATTGGGGCACATCCGGGATTACCTGATTTACAGGGCTTCGGAAGAAGAGAAATGGCAATCTCTGCAGAAGAAGCTTATGACATGGTGGTTTATCAGATCGGCGCCCTGGCTGCCTTTGTAAAGGCCGAAGGGGGAAGAATGCAGCATGTGAAACCGCATGGTGCTTTATACAATATGGCAGCAGTAAATAAAGGACTGGCTACAGCAATAGCAGAAGCGGTATATCGGGTTGACCCGGGATTAATTTTATACGGCTTATCCGGCTCGGAATTGATTCTCGCAGGGGAAGCACTGGGCTTACAGGTCGCCAATGAGGTTTTTGCAGACCGTACCTATCAGCAGGATGGGACGCTGACTTCCAGAAGGGCAGCGAATGCCCTGATCACAGATCATCGGCTGGCCATAGCTCAGGTGATCCGGATGATCAAAGAAGGACTGGTACTTTCTGAACAGGGTACGCTGGTAAAGATCAAAGCCGATACGGTTTGTATTCATGGAGATGGAAGTTCGGCAGCAGCATTTGCCAAAGGTATCCATGCCGCTTTTCAGGAAGAGGGAATTACACTGTCCTTATTCAATAACAAAGATTTTACTGCTAATAATTCTGCTGAATGAAGATCATAAAAAACAGAAGCGTGCTGATGGGAGCCGCATTTTTAATGGCTACCTCTGCCATCGGGCCGGGCTTTCTAACGCAAACTACGGTCTTTACGCAGTCCCTGGGCGCTAGTTTTGGTTTTGTCATCCTCAGCTCTATAATTATTGATATTGGCGTGCAGTTAAACATATGGAGGGTGATTGCGGTATCAGAAAAGCGGGCTCAGGATATTGCAAATATGCTGCTTCCGGGATTGGGAGGTTTTATTTCTCTGTTGATTGTTTTAGGCGGACTGGCTTTTAATATCGGAAATATTGCAGGTGCGGGCCTCGGACTTCAGGCTTTACTGGGGGTGTCGGTTACCAAGGGTGCCATGATTTCTGCAGCACTGGCCATTGCAATTTTCCTGATCCGGGAAGCGGGAAAAGCAATGGATCGCTTTGCCCAGCTGATGGGTTTCATTATGATTGTCGTGATCATTTACATCGCGGTTACTTCGGCACCTCCGATAGGAGAAGCAGCTCTTCGAACCTTCGTTCCGGTAAAAATAGACCTGATCACCATCCTTACCCTGGTGGGAGGGACGGTAGGGGGATATATCACCTTTTCGGGAGGCCATCGTTTGCTTGATGCGGGAGTGAAAGGCAGGGGAGCTTTACAGGAGGTGAGCACGAGCGCGGTGATGGGGATTTCGGTCGCTTCACTGGTGCGTATATTTCTGTTTCTAGCTTCCCTGGGTGTCATCAGTAAAGGTCTGGCCATCGATGCAGGAAACCCTACCGCGTCCGTATTTCAACTCGCTGCGGGTAACCTGGGCTATCGCTTATTTGGCCTGGTGATGTTCTCGGCAGCAGTAACTTCTGTAATCGGTTCTGCTTATACTTCGGTCTCATTTGTGAAATCATTTAGTCCTAAAATCAACAGAAATGAGAATAAAGTGATCATTGCTTTTATCCTGGTTTCCACGCTGATATTTATCCTGGTGGGGCAGCCGGTAAAACTCCTGATCATGGCCGGGGTAGTCAATGGCTTTATTCTGCCGGTTACACTGGCTACGATTCTCTTCGCGGCTTATAAGACCAGGATTGTTGGGGATTACAAACATCCGGTATGGCTCACCTGTTTTGGTGTACTGGTGGTTTTAATCATGACTTTCATGAGCGGAAAAGTATTGTACGGAATGATTTTTTAAAGCAAAGGCCAAATCTATTTTGACGCGGATAACTGCAATGCCCTTTGCAGGAAACCCTGTTGCTTCAGCTTTTCTTCTACTTCTGTAATGGCTTTGAGCAGGTTGTTTTCGGTATTCATGATTTCCGTAAAAACACTGACCATTAACTGCCAGACCGGTTGCATCCTGATGATCAGCTCTTCGCCTTTACTGGTCAGCTGAACCAATCTTTTACGCTCGTCTTTTTTATCTTTCTTAGAACGGATCAGTTTTTGTTTTTCCAGTTCTTTAAGCAGGCTGATGGTGGAAGGGTGGGTATATCCAATCTCTGAGGCCAGTTCTACTACACTAAGAATCTGTTTATGATGAAGGGTATAAATTACGGGGAACCATTTGGGCTCAAAGTCAATATCGTAACTCTTGTATACCAATGCGCCGTCTTTTCTCAATTGTTCGCTTAACCTCTGGAGTCTTGTAGAGATGGCCAGAATGCCGGATTCATCGATGATGTTCATTATTTGATGGCTAAATGATAAAAGACATTGTCTGCATTCATTAAGGGAAACGATTCCGGAAGTGCAGATTTTTCAATTTTCTCAAAACCATTTCTTTCGTAAAAGCGCATGGCGGCCTGCAATACGGAAACAGTTCCCAGATACAGGTGACGGATCTGGTTTTCTTTGCAATAAGCAATCAGGGTTTCCAATAACCGTTGTGCCAATCCAAGTTCTTTGCCGCGGTATTCTTTTTTAACAAACATCTTTCTGATGGCGGCCGAATCATGGTCGTATTTGAGCAATGCGATAGTGCCGGCAAGCTCTCCCTCCACTCTTGCTCCCCAAAAACCACCGCCGGTCTGGTAATAGGCATTTTCTATGTCCAGTAAATCAGGCTGGTCATTTAAGGTGATCGGTACGTTAAATTCAATTTGCTGAATGGGTAGGATGATCTCAATTACAGCCGCTGAGGATTCATTTTTAATTTGTTCTATATGGACGCTCATCTGTTTTAGGAATTTGTTATTCAAAACTACGTAGTTAACTACATATATCAAAGTGAATTTTGTTTTTTTACTTATCTTTGTGGGAATGTCAGACGTAGAGGGGTATATGGGAACAAAAGGGAGAAAGGAATATGTGAATTCCAGATCCTGTTTCGGCTATTGTAATGATTGCGGCGAAGTACATGAACTGCCATCCGGGATTGCTGTTGGGCATTGTTATGCGCTCATGGCAAAACTTTCCGCACACCAAAGAATAGATTTTGACAAACCTCTGGAGGATGCTGATCCCCGCTTGTCTACTGATAGCTTATATACAGAAATGAGAGGACGCATGTTCGGCATCCTGGTTTGTGAGGATAAGGATGGAAATGAAATCATTCTCCGTGCTTTTTCTTCCAGGCATAATGGGGTATGGAATGTAGAAGGATGGGTACCTCCCCTGGTAGATGAGCACCGGTTTGTAGCTGAAGTCGAATTGGGAAATCTCGACCTTCACCCGCTGACAGACCTGATTGCGACCCTTCCGCGTGAATCCCGGGAATGGTACGCTAAGCTCGCTGAACGAAGACTTGTTTCCCATGGTATCCTGGCGAAACTGAATGCCCTGTATGAAATTCATAACTTCAAAAATGAAAAACGCAGTCTTGCGGATGCTTTCCATCTGAAGAAAGGAATTCCGGTCGGAACTGGAGATTGCTGCGCCCCTAAATTACTGAACTATGCAGCTGTACATCAGCTGAAACCCCTGAGCATTGCAGAGTTTTTCTGGGGTAAGGCAACTGCTTCGGGACATCGGGTGGAAGGTGGTTTTTATAGTTCCTGCGAAGAAAAATGCCAGCCAATTCTCGGATATATGC
This region of Pedobacter steynii genomic DNA includes:
- a CDS encoding biotin-dependent carboxyltransferase family protein, with protein sequence MGIKVLKAGLLTTIQDAGRYGYRKDGIIIGGAMDVKAYQLSNLLVGNTEREAGIECTLMGPALLFEEEQLIAITGGDLSAELDGVAIPMWRPVRVAKGAVLSFGQARSGCRTYLAVQGGLDLPKVLDSYSTYLRAGFGGWEGRALKTGDLIPFKSAAPVVPSDFNWSLSTKMHQESKDDIIRVIKGPEFELFQEKSIAAVFTEKFRISKEADRMGYRLEGSKLKLRKKEEMLSSAVSFGTVQVTAEGSPIILMADHQTTGGYPRILQVITADLGKLAQFQTGAHLSFELITLAQAQALLITREQELKQLRQTLTFKYPVHA
- a CDS encoding NRAMP family divalent metal transporter, with amino-acid sequence MKIIKNRSVLMGAAFLMATSAIGPGFLTQTTVFTQSLGASFGFVILSSIIIDIGVQLNIWRVIAVSEKRAQDIANMLLPGLGGFISLLIVLGGLAFNIGNIAGAGLGLQALLGVSVTKGAMISAALAIAIFLIREAGKAMDRFAQLMGFIMIVVIIYIAVTSAPPIGEAALRTFVPVKIDLITILTLVGGTVGGYITFSGGHRLLDAGVKGRGALQEVSTSAVMGISVASLVRIFLFLASLGVISKGLAIDAGNPTASVFQLAAGNLGYRLFGLVMFSAAVTSVIGSAYTSVSFVKSFSPKINRNENKVIIAFILVSTLIFILVGQPVKLLIMAGVVNGFILPVTLATILFAAYKTRIVGDYKHPVWLTCFGVLVVLIMTFMSGKVLYGMIF
- the pepE gene encoding dipeptidase PepE, which codes for MKNILLASTSSMFGEAYLAYLMPELKSFFEGCTEIVFIPFARPGGISHDEYTEKVKAAFHPLNIKVRGLHTFTDPTEAIQQAEGFFTGGGNTFLLVQQLHQLNLMEELKGAVEGGTPYLGTSAGSNIGGINMKNTNDMPIVYPPDFTTMGLIPFNINAHYLDPDPNSTHNGETRETRIKEFHVFNDIPVVGLREGSWIRVKAEEVTTEGSRSSRIFLADTEPYELEPGSVLRF
- the pxpB gene encoding 5-oxoprolinase subunit PxpB, coding for MAKKTNPDDFKCYPLGDAAIVIQLGNQISPLINGRVRAVCAYLDEYSFEGFIEYVPAFTTVTIYYEPWIINYNKLLPLLQELASEVLEQQEVPAGTLLEIPVLYGGEWGPDLDFVASHNKMTAAEVIALHTAPDYLVYMIGFAPGFPYLGGMNELISAPRKDNPRSKIPAGSVGIAGQQTGIYPIETPGGWQIIGRSPINLFDLNSAVPALLKAGDRVRFSAISETEFKKIRRGRNGN
- a CDS encoding tetratricopeptide repeat protein, with translation MNFLNNTSSNLILFFLFCLISTPLFAQHNSEHIYKSWVLTEVKYNDESELPDEETIKYAYFKYAFSAPDKLHIAHGYKDLGTPMGFGIKGNRVVLKSTEGHVMNTIRIEKLEEDQLVLLQSAADGFDNPKALEYHFVSEEAFQKSQTLNAEDVYSIIDGDTIYKESPKVYARFNGNTLQSSLKVGNGKLMDKKSGFLKASFIVFKSGKVDSLKILNSISPVYDELFKKEFFKLKSKWTPAVRNGTPVGVQMTYEVRYLTIDEMMPSYGLTNEANEYYRNKDYAAALKLYNEALQYVPADKENLYKRGICSKMLGNINAACEDWREIRRLGGTTSLRLLEKYCKD
- a CDS encoding glycoside hydrolase family 16 protein, whose amino-acid sequence is MKKIYVMAILAIVFFSCKKDSNADQAKSEKVNSKSAAVPVPGATIINFSGYNWQVKNVTDLSVGGPGPNYWANSSVWVDAQGRLHLRIRRDAATGRWNCAEVSSLQDFGYGSYVWKVEGAVDELDKNVILGLFNYKSGDNGHHEIDIEFARWGNSAWPNFNYTVYPAYGDPATRVFNTYELALNGTYSTYKFSRNSQKVSYKAYHGHNELESNAFYPWATPDSGFPVSTEALPVHMNLWLFNGQAPSNGQEVEIIIHSFQFTPA
- a CDS encoding LamB/YcsF family protein, whose protein sequence is MLNHYSADLNCDMGESFGAFRIGNDEAILPFVSAANIACGFHAGDPTVMKKTVRLAMNRGVAIGAHPGLPDLQGFGRREMAISAEEAYDMVVYQIGALAAFVKAEGGRMQHVKPHGALYNMAAVNKGLATAIAEAVYRVDPGLILYGLSGSELILAGEALGLQVANEVFADRTYQQDGTLTSRRAANALITDHRLAIAQVIRMIKEGLVLSEQGTLVKIKADTVCIHGDGSSAAAFAKGIHAAFQEEGITLSLFNNKDFTANNSAE
- the purL gene encoding phosphoribosylformylglycinamidine synthase is translated as MIFFFETPSAKIYVLQINRSLTPSDISKLSWLFGGAKVKSETSLSGFFVGPRAAMVTPWSTNAVEITQNMDLQGIIRIEEFEHSTAEASNYDHMLFQKYDGLDQDVFTTNIQPEPILEISDIAAYNKQEGLSLSDEEVDYLNKLAGNLGRKLTDSEVFGFSQVNSEHCRHKIFNGTFVIDGQEQPSSLFKLIRKTSELNPNGIVSAYKDNVAFVKGPRVQQFAPKRADVPDYYQLKDFDSVISIKAETHNFPTTVEPFNGAATGSGGEIRDRLAGGQGSLPLAGTAVYMTALSRLTEDRPWENGVEERKWLYQTPMDILIKASNGASDFGNKFGQPLITGSVLTFEHEEQGRKLGYDKVIMLAGGVGYGKADQAQKHKPSTGDKIVILGGENYRIGMGGAAVSSADTGALGSSIELNAIQRSNPEMQKRAANTVRGMVESDANTIVSIHDHGAGGHLNCLSELVEETGGLIDLDKLPVGDPTLSAKEIIGNESQERMGLVIGKDHIDTLHKIAERERSPMYTVGEVTGDHRFTFASKTTGLKPMDLELKDMFGSSPKVVMEDKTVDRKYEPVTYDINKLDSYLEQVLQLEAVASKDWLTNKVDRCVGGRVAKQQCAGPLQLPLNNCGVMALDYQGKDGIATSVGHSPLSALINAAAGSRNAIAESLSNIVWAPLKDGLESVSLSANWMWACKNEGEDARLYEAVKACSEFAIDLGINIPTGKDSLSMKQKYPDGEVIAPGTVIISAGGHCDDIAAVVEPVLQKNGGLIYYINLSGDAYQLGGSSFAQILNKIGNETPDVKNAAQFKTAFNTVQELIKAGKIQAGHDIGSGGLITTLLELCFADRNLGAEIDLSALGNEDLIKVLFAENIGIVFQADASVEGSLKAAGVAYHKIGEVKAEATLTVKNAGTNHTFDIDHLRDVWFKTSYLLDQKQAGPVKAKERFDNYKNHVLNYTFPLQFDGKKPAIDASKPRPKAAVLREKGSNSERELANAMFLAGFDVKDVHMTDLISGRETLEDIQFIGAVGGFSNSDVLGSAKGWAGAFLYNEKARVALENFFKREDTLSVGICNGCQLFVELGLINKDHEEKPKMLHNESQKHESIFTSLTIQENNSVMLSSLAGSTLGVWVSHGEGKFQLPYAEDQYGIVAKYGYESYPANPNGSDYNTAMLCDQSGRHLVMMPHIERSLFQWHWANYPQGRKDEVTPWMEAFVNARKWLENTTK
- a CDS encoding MarR family winged helix-turn-helix transcriptional regulator, producing MNIIDESGILAISTRLQRLSEQLRKDGALVYKSYDIDFEPKWFPVIYTLHHKQILSVVELASEIGYTHPSTISLLKELEKQKLIRSKKDKKDERKRLVQLTSKGEELIIRMQPVWQLMVSVFTEIMNTENNLLKAITEVEEKLKQQGFLQRALQLSASK